One part of the Hirundo rustica isolate bHirRus1 chromosome 11, bHirRus1.pri.v3, whole genome shotgun sequence genome encodes these proteins:
- the ADGRG1 gene encoding adhesion G-protein coupled receptor G1 — MKVLFLLLLSPLQGVGANAHREEDFRFCGDRNQTQESSVIYEHGPATISIENTAQALIIKRPFLPNRRNSYHKYSLPPALGRYRFCIYWFESNRTLLLAYGKQSIPLGGDPSSSIPWGQESQRTERTRAYIFNVSYIIKGGKNTSLDAKDEYFFPASPESMPVWEQDVEKQLTALDDLIAQPPAPATGATEQQRLRRKLGELEKMLAKVELEGQNQTFGEATVHATVLRVRPSRAPQHLTFASQREESGEVQGFTVDLPSSLFMMKEKEEVVEHRVLLMDINRQTMFQDENSSHVLGDKVVSISLVDTVVANLSDPVVLTFFHEQLPRNVTPLCVFWQEDTSASSGSWDSYGCTTVTGSSQTECRCNHLTYFAVLMVSSPEITSLHRNYLSIITYAGCLISALASICTIFFLYFRSKQRDQITSMHIHMNLLVAIFLLDVTFLISEHLAASSEAICRAGGLFLHFSLLSCLTWMGIEGYNLYRLVIEVFNAYHDHFLLKLCLAGWGLPFFCVLVIFLASWTNYGPFSIPIYESIDGRSTNATICWITNPLIHNVVNLGFFSLVFLFNSVMLGAMVRELLRQNKKGHKLKHVLALFGLSILLGIPWALIFFSFTSGVFCLVSLYIFTVINSLQGFLIFLWYWTMVLQARKSPDSQSSSDSAKLQPSSS; from the exons ATGAAggtcctcttcctgctccttctctctcccctccaAG GGGTGGGAGCCAATGCACACAGGGAAGAGGACTTCCGCTTCTGCGGCGACCGAAACCAGACCCAGGAGAGCTCTGTCATCTACGAGCACGGCCCCGCCACCATCTCCATCGAGAACACGGCCCAGGCGCTGATAATCAAAAGGCCCTTTTTGCCAAACCGGAGAAACTCTTACCACAAGTACAGCTTGCCCCCCGCCTTGGGCAGGTACCGCTTCTGCATCTACTGGTTCGAGTCCAACAGGACCCTGCTGCTGGCCTATGGGAAGCAGAGCATCCCCCTGGGTGGGGACCcatccagcagcatcccctggggacaggagagTCAGAGGACTGAAAGAACCAGAGCCTACATCTTCAATGTGTCCTACATCATAAAGGGCGGGAAGAACACCTCCCTGGATGCTAAAGATGAATACTTCTTTCCTG CCTCTCCAGAGAGCATGCCTGTCTGGGAGCAGGATGTGGAGAAGCAGCTCACCGCCTTGGACGACCTCATTGCCCAGCCCCCGGCGCCCGCCACGGGAGCCACGGAGCAGCAGAGGCTCCGGCG CAAACTTGGGGAGCTGGAGAAGATGCTGGCCAAGGTGGAGCTCGAAGGGCAGAACCAGACCTTTGGAGAGGCCACCGTGCACGCGACTGTCCTGAGAGTCCGGCCCAGTCGGGCTCCTCAGCACCTGACCTTCGCTTCCCAGAGAGAG GAGAGTGGAGAGGTCCAGGGATTCACAGTGGATCTGCCAAGCAGCCTGTTCATgatgaaggagaaggaggaggtggtggagcacagagtgctcctcaTGGACATCAACAGGCAGACCATGTTCCAG GATGAAAACAGCAGCCACGTCCTGGGTGACAAGGTAGTCAGCATCTCCCTGGTGGACACAGTGGTGGCCAACCTCTCCGACCCAGTGGTCCTCACTTTCTTCCATGAGCAGCTGCCG AGGAACGTAACCCCGCTGTGCGTCTTCTGGCAGGAGGACACCTCTG CCAGttctgggagctgggacagctACGGGTGTACAACAGtgacagggagcagccagaCAGAGTGCAGGTGCAACCACCTCACCTACTTTGCTGTGCTCATG gtATCCTCTCCAGAGATCACCTCTCTGCACAGGAATTACCTGAGCATCATAACCTACGCTGGCTGCCTGATCTCGGCTTTGGCTTCCATTTGcaccattttcttcctctacTTCAG AAGCAAACAGCGAGACCAGATCACGAGCATGCACATCCACATGAACCTGCTGGTCGCCATCTTCCTCCTGGACGTCACCTTCCTCATCTCCGAGCACTTGGCTGCCAGCAGCGAGGCCATCTGCAGAGCCGGGGGCTTGTTTCTGCACTTTTCACTCCTGAGCTGCCTCACCTGGATGGGCATCGAGGGCTACAACCTCTACCGGCTCGTGATCGAAGTCTTCAACGCCTACCACGACCACTTCCTCCTCAAGCTCTGCCTGGCTGGCTGGG GACTGCCCTTCTTCTGCGTGCTGGTGATCTTCCTGGCCAGCTGGACGAACTACGGCCCCTTCTCCATTCCCATCTACGAATCCATTGACGGCAGGTCCACCAACGCGACCAT aTGCTGGATCACGAACCCCCTGATCCATAACGTCGTGAACCTGGGTTTCTTCAGCCTGGTGTTCCTCTTTAACTCGGTCATGCTGGGGGCCATGGTACGGGAGCTCCTCCGGCAGAACAAGAAAGGTCACAAGCTCAAGCATGTCCTGGCCCTCTTTGGGCTGAGCATCCTGCTGGGCATCCCCTGGGCACTGATCTTCTTCTCCTTCACCTCTGGCGTGTTCTGCCTTGTCTCCCTCTACATCTTCACCGTCATCAACTCCCTCCAAG gtttcctcatcttcctctgGTACTGGACCATGGTGCTGCAGGCGAGGAAGTCCCCTGActctcagagcagctctgacagTGCcaagctgcagcccagcagcagctga